CCTGCCCAGATGGCAAAGGCATAGAAACTACCCACATAGATATAGTCACGCTCCCTTGGTTCCACCGGAGGGGAATTCAGGTAGAGTACCAGTACCACACCCATCATCAGGAACAGCATGAGGTTGATGTAAAAGGATTTGGGGTCAGCTTTGGCTTGGAAAAAGAGCCCGATGATCCCCAGTAAAAGTGGGAGCATCAAGTAATTATTGTGGCCCTTATTCTCGGTGATGTAATCCGGATAATCCTTGAACGCATCTGTCAATCCAATCCATGGGGCATCCCCAAAATCAGATTCACGTCCGGAGAAATTCCACATGAAATATCTCCAATACATATGTCCGAGCTGATGCGAAAACATGAAATAGATATTGTCTGCAAAAGTCGGCTCTTGGCCTTCTCTCAGCCCAAGTTTTTGCCTGTAGATCCGTTTATGATTTTCCTGAGTGGAATAGATCCTAGGTAGAATGGTGGTCTTGGTAGGGTCGTAGGTGTTTTTTAGTTCATAATCCACGATTTCATACTTGTCCTTGCCCTTCATGTAGACAGGGGATCCCTCTTCCTGCGCTACCAGCTGGGCTGTAAAGTACTGTCCGTGCATCAATGGACGGTAGCCATACTGCTCACGCTTCAGGTATGACACGTAGCTGATGATATCCTTAGGTGCATTTTCATTGATAATGGGGTCCTGATTGGCTCTGACCACTATCAATGCATAGCTGCCATATCCGATGAGAATAAAGACTAAGCTCAGCAATGCCGTGTTGAGGATGGCCAATTCCTTTTTTCTTGAATACCGGTAGGCATAAAACAATGCAGCGAAAAACAGCATCATAAACACCACAATACCAGATCCAAAAGGAAGCCCGAGACTATTCACAAAGAAAATCTCCATTGAGCCTGCCATGCTAGGAAGACCAGGAATGATCAGGTTGTTGATGATGATCAAGGCCACACCTCCTATAAACATCGCGTAGAAGGCGCCTTTAAGGGTGGCTTTTTCGTACTTCTTAAAGTAATAAAGCAGTGCCAAAGCTGGCAAAGTCACCAGGTTCAGCAAGTGTACACCTATGGAAAGTCCTACCAAATAGGCGATGAAAATCATCCATTTGTTTTCCTCTCGCGGGTCTTTGATGACATCCCACTTCAGGAATGCCCAGATTACAATAGCCGTGAAGAAGGAAGACATCGCATATACCTCCGCTTCTACTGCGGAGAACCAAAAGCTGTCAGAGAAGGTGTAAATCAAGGATCCTACGATCCCGGCACCCATCAGGGCGATTGTTTCCCCTTTGCTTTCTTGGCCTTCGCTCATTTTGAAAAGCCTTTTGCCAAAAAGGGTGATGGACCAAAACAGGAATAAAATGGTGAAACCTGAGAATAAAGCACTCCCTACATTCATCCAATAGGCAACTTCTAACGGATCTCCCATTGCGAAGAAACTGAACATTCTATAGACTAGCAGGAAGAAAGGGGCTCCGGGAGGATGGGGTACTTGGAGCTTGTAAGCCACAGCGATAAACTCCCCCGGATCCCAAAAGCTGGCAGTCTGTTCGACAGTGAGGATATATACTAGGGTAGCTACCGCAAAAACGACCCAACCGGTCAGATTATTGATTTGCTTGTAATTGAGCATTTAATAGGAAAATTAGACTGGCGAAAATAAAAAAATAATCGCCAAATCAGGGGATTTTAGGACTTTTTAAAACTCTGGTGATTCTCCCTAGTCTCGCTTATGTGATATTAATTACTGTGCTGAACTGATTTTGACCCTACTTTTGTTGTGTTAAAAAAATCAAAATACCATGAGTGCACAACCCAAAACATTCCAGCAACTGATTGACGGCGACCAGCCTGTATTGGTAGATTTCTTTGCTACCTGGTGTGGACCTTGCAAAATGATGCAGCCTATACTGGAAGATACTGCCAAGCAGCTCGGTGAGCAGGTGAAAATAGTCAAAGTGGATGTGGACAAAAACCAGTTGGCAGCGAGTAAATTTCAGGTGCGTGGGGTTCCTACTTTGATATTATTTCAAAAAGGGAAAATTCTCTGGAGAGAATCAGGAGTAGTCCCGGCACATCAATTAGTCAATGTGCTGAAAACCAATATCAGCCAGACCGCCTAAGGTCATTTGTGACAAAAGTCATTCAAGACTCGGCTTCAAAGTCCTACTTTTGGCTATCACTTAGAAAGTAAATAACTATCAATATGAAAATCGAACAAATTTATACCGGCTGCCTAGCTCAAGGGGCTTACTACATCGAGTCAGATGGGGAAGCAGCGGTGATCGATCCGCTGAGAGAGGTTCAGCCTTATATAGAAAAGGCAACCCGTAGAAATGCCAAAATCAAATTCGTATTTGAGACCCATTTTCATGCGGATTTTGTTTCAGGGCATCAGGATCTTTCTGCCAAGACCGGCGCTCCCATAGTCTACGGCCCTACCAGCATGAAGATGGGCTTTGATGCCATAGTGGCAGAGGACGGACAGGAATTCCAAATCGGTAAAGCAAAGGTGAAAGTACTTCACACGCCTGGCCATACCATGGAGAGCTCCTGCTACCTGCTCTATAATGAAGCGGGAAAGCCTGAGGCTATCTTCACAGGTGACACCTTGTTTATAGGGGATGTGGGTAGACCGGATCTCGCTCAGAAGGTGGTAGAAGACCTCACCCAGGATAAGCTAGCAGGTCATCTTTATGATTCATTGAGGAACAAAATCATGCCTTTACCGGACGACTTAATCGTCTATCCGGCACATGGAGCAGGTTCTGCCTGCGGCAAAAATATGAGTAAGGAGACTTCGGATACTTTGGGCAACCAGAAGAAGACGAATTATGCGCTTCAGGAAATGACAAAAGAAGAATTTATCAAGGAAGTGATCACAGGATTGACTCCTCCTCCGGCCTATTTTCCGCAGAATGTGATGATGAATATTCAAGGCTATGATAGCATAGATGCTGTGCTGGAAAGAGGAGTGAAGCCTTTGACCCCGGCCCAGTTTGAAGCGGCAGCCAACGAAACAGGTGCTTTGATTCTGGATACCCGGGCCCCACAGGTTTTTGCTAAAGGCTTTGTGCCCAACTCGGTAAACATAGGAATCGATGGGAGCTTTGCCGTATGGGTCGGCGCTATGATTCCGGATTTGAAACAGGAAATCCTGGTGGTAGCAGAGGAAGGAAGAGAGGAAGAAGTGATCACCAGACTGGCACGTGTGGGATATGACTTTGCGCTGGGATATTTAGAAGGAGGAGTGGAAGCCTGGGAAAAAGCCGGATTTGAGCTAGATAGTATAGAGTCTATTACTGCCGAAGAACTGGCAGACCGAAAGCAAGAAAACCCGGAGCTGAACATCCTGGATGTGCGCAAGAACAGTGAATTCCTGTCTGAGCATGTTTTAGATGCGGAGAATGCGCCTCTTGACTACATCAATGATAGTATGCTGAAAGTGGACAAAGCTAAAACTTACTATGTGCACTGTGCGGGTGGGTACAGGTCTATGGTGTTCAACTCTATCCTTAGAGCACGCGGCTATGACCGGCTTATCGATGTAGATGGAGGTTTCAAGGCGATCAAAGAGTCCGGAAAGTTCAAGGTGTCAGACTATGTATGCCCTACCACCTTGTTATAAGCAATAGAAAAGTAGTTTAATCCCCATTGGCAG
This genomic window from Algoriphagus sp. TR-M9 contains:
- a CDS encoding glycosyltransferase family 117 protein; amino-acid sequence: MLNYKQINNLTGWVVFAVATLVYILTVEQTASFWDPGEFIAVAYKLQVPHPPGAPFFLLVYRMFSFFAMGDPLEVAYWMNVGSALFSGFTILFLFWSITLFGKRLFKMSEGQESKGETIALMGAGIVGSLIYTFSDSFWFSAVEAEVYAMSSFFTAIVIWAFLKWDVIKDPREENKWMIFIAYLVGLSIGVHLLNLVTLPALALLYYFKKYEKATLKGAFYAMFIGGVALIIINNLIIPGLPSMAGSMEIFFVNSLGLPFGSGIVVFMMLFFAALFYAYRYSRKKELAILNTALLSLVFILIGYGSYALIVVRANQDPIINENAPKDIISYVSYLKREQYGYRPLMHGQYFTAQLVAQEEGSPVYMKGKDKYEIVDYELKNTYDPTKTTILPRIYSTQENHKRIYRQKLGLREGQEPTFADNIYFMFSHQLGHMYWRYFMWNFSGRESDFGDAPWIGLTDAFKDYPDYITENKGHNNYLMLPLLLGIIGLFFQAKADPKSFYINLMLFLMMGVVLVLYLNSPPVEPRERDYIYVGSFYAFAIWAGMGVLALAHMIAKGTKNLATAGIIATLLTLPIAGLMAGQNWDDHNRKGRYFSVDSARNFLASCAPNAILFTGGDNDTFPLWYVQEVEGFRTDVRVIVLSYFDTDWYVQQMTRPVNESEALPFSLDDSKYQKGTNDVLYVMERENLNAISVREYLKLLNSGSDLLKMETGGRTVANMVPSRNLILEVDSSAVANKDIIPEQFTELFSPQMNLQVKGNYVTKGTLMLLDLITSNNWDRPIYFNNTSLATIGLNLQDHVVNEGLTYRLLPIRKPEYIREELVNADLAYENYMTKFSFRGMDNPDAYLDEEYRRFASNHRSALNSIAIALLDEGDMEKAANLLNYGLEVMPNEAIPYDLSSGQSVPLFFEVGEDEKALDIIDKVSKKSLEMIEFYTTENRDYDREMMISIEMIRYFIPLLEERGYQEKAQELKLRIEQYLGPQQSGGGQLQRR
- the trxA gene encoding thioredoxin; the encoded protein is MSAQPKTFQQLIDGDQPVLVDFFATWCGPCKMMQPILEDTAKQLGEQVKIVKVDVDKNQLAASKFQVRGVPTLILFQKGKILWRESGVVPAHQLVNVLKTNISQTA
- a CDS encoding MBL fold metallo-hydrolase, producing MKIEQIYTGCLAQGAYYIESDGEAAVIDPLREVQPYIEKATRRNAKIKFVFETHFHADFVSGHQDLSAKTGAPIVYGPTSMKMGFDAIVAEDGQEFQIGKAKVKVLHTPGHTMESSCYLLYNEAGKPEAIFTGDTLFIGDVGRPDLAQKVVEDLTQDKLAGHLYDSLRNKIMPLPDDLIVYPAHGAGSACGKNMSKETSDTLGNQKKTNYALQEMTKEEFIKEVITGLTPPPAYFPQNVMMNIQGYDSIDAVLERGVKPLTPAQFEAAANETGALILDTRAPQVFAKGFVPNSVNIGIDGSFAVWVGAMIPDLKQEILVVAEEGREEEVITRLARVGYDFALGYLEGGVEAWEKAGFELDSIESITAEELADRKQENPELNILDVRKNSEFLSEHVLDAENAPLDYINDSMLKVDKAKTYYVHCAGGYRSMVFNSILRARGYDRLIDVDGGFKAIKESGKFKVSDYVCPTTLL